In Verrucomicrobiota bacterium, one DNA window encodes the following:
- a CDS encoding aspartate-semialdehyde dehydrogenase, producing the protein MGKHFTVAIVGATGAVGIELLRLLEQRAFPVRGLKLLASPRSAGKRLRFRGEELPVEALSGESFKNVDFALFSAGASTSKVFAPLAVKAGTTVIDNSSAFRMEPEVPLVVPEINADDVRHHAGIIANPNCTTIISLMALCPLHRAFGLNRVLAASYQAVSGAGAKGIIELKAQVEAGGEHAPVAAVFPHPIAFNVIPQVDVFLADGYTKEEHKFVNESRKILHLPELRASITCVRVPVYRSHAVAVHAEFRNPVSVDRARDVVAKFPGVRLVDEPGAGKYPVPLATSGNDDCQVGRIRLDSALDNGLAFWVCGDQLLKGAALNAVQIAELLV; encoded by the coding sequence CGCAACGGGTGCCGTCGGAATCGAACTTCTGCGGCTATTGGAACAGCGGGCGTTCCCGGTGCGCGGCTTGAAGTTGCTTGCCTCCCCCCGATCGGCGGGTAAACGCCTGCGTTTTCGAGGGGAGGAATTGCCGGTGGAAGCGTTGTCGGGCGAGTCATTCAAGAACGTCGATTTTGCCCTCTTCAGTGCCGGTGCGTCCACGTCGAAAGTATTTGCCCCGCTCGCGGTGAAGGCGGGGACGACGGTCATCGATAATTCCTCGGCGTTTCGGATGGAGCCGGAGGTGCCCCTGGTGGTGCCGGAAATAAATGCTGACGACGTTCGCCATCACGCGGGCATCATCGCGAATCCGAATTGCACGACCATCATCAGCTTGATGGCCCTTTGCCCGCTGCACCGCGCCTTTGGTTTGAACCGCGTCCTTGCGGCAAGTTACCAGGCCGTTTCGGGGGCGGGCGCAAAGGGGATCATCGAATTGAAAGCGCAGGTCGAGGCGGGAGGCGAGCATGCACCGGTCGCCGCCGTCTTCCCGCATCCGATCGCCTTCAACGTCATCCCTCAGGTGGATGTCTTCCTGGCGGACGGGTACACGAAGGAAGAGCACAAATTCGTTAACGAAAGTCGCAAGATCCTGCATCTGCCGGAGCTGCGTGCTTCCATCACGTGCGTGCGCGTACCCGTTTACCGGTCGCATGCCGTCGCCGTGCACGCCGAATTCCGCAACCCCGTGTCGGTTGACCGGGCAAGGGACGTTGTCGCCAAATTTCCGGGCGTCCGGCTGGTTGACGAGCCGGGTGCGGGCAAATACCCGGTTCCGTTGGCCACCTCAGGAAATGACGATTGCCAAGTAGGCCGTATCCGGCTCGATTCTGCGCTGGACAACGGGTTGGCGTTCTGGGTCTGCGGCGACCAATTGCTCAAAGGTGCCGCGTTGAACGCCGTCCAAATTGCCGAACTCCTGGTTTGA